In Oryzias latipes chromosome 15, ASM223467v1, the sequence TATacctacagtacagaccaaggaaggtgtgtccaaactttgggtctgtactgtacattaaAATCTGAATTGGGTTATAATGCTTCTCGTGTTGTGGAATCTCCTGGGGTGGAAGTGTTGATGGAATGATTCATTGTACAGATTTAGttatataaagagtttagttgacttgttaggatgttctttatgctatggtTGTCTCAATCAGTGTTCATATGTTGCACTAATATATTAGATTCCTCCAAAGTTAAATGAAGCTGAATAAGCGTCAATGTGTTATGCTAGTGCAGCTTTCAGTCCATCTTTGTTAACGATTCCATTTATTGCCTTTCAAATCactttttggctgctgtgaatTAAAATCTGGAGCGACTTGTCCTAAGAAATATGGTACACATGCAAGTACGATTGTTTATTTCAACAGACATGCTTCTGCAAAGGGAAAAATCAACTGCATCCACTGTTGTCTAGCTATTAAACAACTGTCAAAGTCAATAAAATACAACTGaagtattttttaagttttgcgaTACCATGCAAATTAACTAACAACAGGCCTTCCTTTCTCCACTGcccattgaataaaaaatgaaaaacaaatttctgcAAGACATTTAGCTCAAAAAATTACATAATTCATCTTTAAAGTGACATTAAAGTCATCCATTATGCTTCACCCATGCTTGTTTTTAAtaccagtttaaataaaaacgtcTCTTTATGTGTGATAACTGttgttataaaaaaatagacattttagcaaaactttttttccttttagtttaTTGAATGCATGCAGATGAAATTTACTGCAATACATATACTACACATATTATTTCCACATTCAACTGAACTGACTGAGAACAGCAGCCCCACTCTTCTTCCATTAGAAGTCCCTGTCTTCATCAGGCACAACAGCCGTGAGTCATTTAAGGGCAACCCTAACCAAACTGGTTCAAAATTCACTTAAATTagtttaaatattcttttaacactgatgagcagaaaaaaagtcatagtttGAGTCCAACAGTCTGTGTCAAGTGCAAAcaagtttgtttgttggtttccTTCCTCATCTGAAAAAACAGAATTCCGATTCATTTAAGGGCAAACCCTGACAGTGACGGGTTAGAAACCAAATGCTGGATGAAAAAAGTGGGACTTTGGTCCCTTAAATACTGTAATTAGGACTCAGAAGATTAAACATTTGCTGCCAAAGTGAgccttttcttttataattagGTAATAATGTTGACGCAGATATTACATTTTGTCAGGATTTCACAGCTTAGAAATCAGGCAGCCTAAAGGAAACTATTCATCAAGAATTCTTTTGAAAGAACACTGTGATCTTGATGAGATCAGACAGGGCGTTGTGCACGCGTCATCAGGTTTGTCCCTTCTCTGACCACGGGATCCAATCTTCTCGATGTAATTTTGTGAATTtcttttaaccccttcatgcctgaatttcttaaaagttataataataatggattggatgtatctgcgcttttccagacgctcaaagcgcttacaatgtgtccatcattcattcactccttatgtatacttggtgatgacagaggcgtggctgccagttcacgcctacggtccctctgagCATCACCAGGACATTTATGCACATCcacagtggagccacactggaggcagggaaggtgaaatgtcttgcccaaggacacaacgacagttgactgggaggagcggggatcgaaccgccgaccctacGATTATTGGAAGACCTGCTCAACTGCCACTGCTGCATAAAAAatatcctcctttttttctgtataaGGTGGCGCTAAATTAATCGGAGTCCTGGATTAGATGTTGCGAATTAGCAACATAAGGCGTCAAAGGGTTAAAACCCACCTGTGACCTGTGCGACTGCAACCACAGATAAAGAGAACTGCAGGACTCAGTGATTAGGTTAAAAGCTAAAGTAATACTGTCTAACGCTTCTTGGGGGCTTGATGTTTGTTCATATTTGATGAAAATAACTGAGTATTGGTTTGTCTCTACCTCCAATTGTCTCGACCACACCCCCGTCCCAAAAGAGTAAGTATGTTTTCTTTAAGCCTTTAAACATGCATTAAGTCCTTTTACAAGATACAAGAGAATGGTAATAAATGTAAAGCATTTATGATAAGCCTGTAAAATCTGACTATCTCTTGTCCAACCCACAACGCAGTTAAATAGTGATAATTGGTTAATTATTGTCTACTGTCCTTTTTTGTGGAAAACATTTAACCCAATTCTAATTTGCTGGAATACCTTCATCTTTGGAAACTTGGACCGAAACTTGAAAAAAGAGAATTTCAGCAGAGCGTAGTGGATCTACAAAAGCTGTAACAGTGGTTGGACGATTTGCCGGGTTGAGTAAAGTAGTGCTGCAGCAAGTGGCGAAACGCACAGAGCGGACATGCCGACCGTGAAGTTGAGCACCATTCCCAGCAGGATGATGGCCAGCAGATATCCGTGGAAGAGCAGGCTGTGCCAGCTGCTCTGGCTCACCACCTGCCAGGGGTTGTCCGGGTGCAGCAGCCACAGGAAACCCAGCAGCCAGCTCTGGTTGACCATCTGGGTGTGGTAGATGTCAAAAGCAGAGGCTTGGGTATCCGGATGGCGATGGCGCTCCGCTTCGGAAACTTTAGTCAAGCCAATAAGAGAGATACTGTGAAGGATCAAAGCCAGAGGCGCATAGATGTACTCCAGAGGCTCAATGGCTTGAAGACCTTTGGATGCTGTGGACAGAAAGAAAATGCGACTTATTTGACAAGAAGTGAGGGAACTTGTATAAAAAAGGCACAATAGTTTACCTGTGATGACCATAACCATCCCACTCAGGATGGAGATCAGAACAGAGGAGTGGATTGATGGTGGAGACCTCAACTGCAGGGTGAAACTAAGAGCCAGAGTCACTAAGGGCAGGAGAGGAACTGTTACAAGGAAGAGGCTGGCACTGGAGCTGCTGGCTTTGGCCCACATGGTCAGCACAGCCTGAGCGCTGTTGCAGATGGCAGGAAGCAGCAGCCGCTCACCCAGCGACCTGGAGTAAGGTTTGAGAGCCACAAGGTTCAGAGCATGGAGGAGGTTCAGGAATAAGAGAGAAACCAGAACCTGGGGAAAGGAGAATAAACTATAATGACAAACTGGATTTCCCtcagggatttaaaaaaagggttttagtgACCCAGAATgttcaaaacagttaaaaaattcAATTATATGCCAAAAATGTTGTGACTTAAATCCTTAAATGGTACATTTTTGCCAAGAACTGGTACAGGACAGGTAGAAATGTTTCCCTTTGACTTTTCCTGACCgtttatgtttactttatgTTGTCAGCAGTTTAAATCACCATTTAGTTAAACATCCATCATGCTTTGCTAATTATCAAAACTCAACACTTGCTGTCTTCCTGTACGATCTGGCTTAATCTGTTTCTGAGGTATCCCTCAGAACCAACACACTCTTCATGTTGATAAGCCAAGAcacacataaaacaataaaaatgtccacaaaaaAGCTGTTAATAATAACTGCTACCGTGACAGAAACTAGGTTAGTAACAAGATAAATAGTAGTGGTTGTTTGTCTAAGTCTGTTAGCCATCATACAACAAATATTAATGTAGCTTAAGCAAACAAGTCCATAGATAATGTGCTCTGTGTCAACAGAACCGGCAGGTAAATTACCTTGTGGAATTTCTGTTTTGGCAGACTTTCTACTGTTTTGGCTGGCTTTCCTCACTATCACCtcaattttttagctttttttttccttctcatttCATAGGATAAAAAATCCCTCAAAAGAGGCACTAACCTGCGCAAAGGAGAGAGCTACAGGATATGGAAAGTGGTACTGTGGGATAAAGATGCCCGCAACAAAGTTTCTTAGTCGGTCAGCCAGGCCATAGATCAGCACAACCACCAGGCAGAAGGTGGGAATCAGGGGCTTGAGCGCATGGTTTGAAGACAAGCTCTTGACCACTGAAACGCACCACTCTGTCCTCCATCTGCCTGAGCTGTAGAGAACAAGTCATGCTCAACAGTCACTCTTTAACACCGTAATAAAATGTTATGAATAAGAAGAAAAGGGATGACCTTTTCCCAGGAAGACATGGTCTcattctgtgtagagtttgctgCTTGGGTTGCAGGCGTCAGTGATCTACAGCCAAAGCGgtaaaatgtgcatttagtGTACATGATTAAACAACATTTGAAATTTGAgggttatatattttttttattcaaaagctttagtcttaaataaTTAACTGATAATCCTGCAGGTCAAAACTATGATATCTTCTGGCGTAGCTCGGTTGgtattttgcaataaaaaaaaagaagaaaaaaatcaaatcgaTCTAGGTTTGCAGACCTGTTCATTAAAAATCATgatgttttctgtaaaaaaatgtttaaaactaacTCCAACATGatcttttaagacaaaaatctTCTTTTAAGAGAGAAAATATCAAACCTTACTTACCATAACTCCACAAAAGCTCCTTTATTCACCTTCAAATAGTGTTTACAATGagaaaagcattaaaaacatttaggtaATATTGGTAATCCTTGTCCGTGACATCGTCTGTGTGTCTCCAGCGGCTGTTGTGTGTGAAGCTGCTGTGTGAGCTCAGGGCATTCACCTCATCTGCTTTGGACTTTGTCCTTGCTGTGTTTGTCATCATGTCACATGAAGCAATCTAACTGGGCAAAACTCAAAAGTCTGTTTAGGCAAAATCCTTCATAGATGTACCTTTGCTGATAAACAGACCGTGACGTTGACTCAGCAGCCAGCTGAAAGAAATTTGAATCTCACTGATTGTGTGGTAATGGTTAACTTTAGAGGTCTTCCCGTTTGACATTTAGTAACATGCATGCAGCTTTAGGTTGTAAAGTGATCCCCTTCTTTATATTCACACCTGATTGACACATTCCACAGTTGAGCGACCAAAGGTTCCCTTCTTTCCACACTGGATGTACTCAGGTAAAGTCAGTTAAACTCAAATGCTGGAAGTGTGTGCTCCCTGAAAACTCAAACAAGGCCACGGCCTCCAATTAATCCAGAGCACCATGGCAACCAGCCTGTGAGCTACCAAGAGGCTGCTGCCATCCACGTGACCGTAAATGGAGGCAACAGATCACATGTTTCCCCACAAAACAAGCACGcatttattaaaatgagtcTTCATTAATCTGCTAATATTTTCCACTTTGCTTGTTCAATAAAcggatttatttattattgacgTTTGACTTATTATCCGTCTTGTTCTTTGGACTCGTACATTATGTACCACACATTAATTACAAATTATGAAAGATAAACAGGCTGAGGGCCATAAATGATTTGATTGGCTGCACCTCAAAAAAAGTGTAGTGAGGTAACACAACAACatgtcaggaaaaaaatgacacagggaaacatattttaatttgatATATATGATTCTGCTAAATAAATTATCCAGCTGGTTATATTAAGCTTATTATCAATTAAAAAACAGGTTGATTCCCTTAAATAATTATCTAAATCTGGACTTTTTTGCTATTCATGTGGTAATGAAAACACGTGTCTTTTATGTTGACATGTCcaatctttaaagacccactacaataaaaatattgatttttttctttttttacatgttcttgtgacatttttttctcctgttggAGGGCacatataaaggaaattaaaacagcatttatgctctgcagaaactatgtcctcacggcacagattttttttaaaaactgcataatcataatcaaaagaccattgggaaacttttacaatagatctaaagatgatcggagttggaTTTTAAACTTAAGACAATAAATTTATTAAAACCCCAaattacataacaaaaaagtagcAACACTaatgtattttgtttgaaaattttGTGTGTGCAGTCAGTCTGTTTTATTtccagattaaaataaaaaataacttgaaTATCAACTTTGGAATTTCTGAATTTCATTTTATATAAGCAcagctgattttattttgaa encodes:
- the LOC101163599 gene encoding uncharacterized protein LOC101163599, with protein sequence MRPCLPGKSSGRWRTEWCVSVVKSLSSNHALKPLIPTFCLVVVLIYGLADRLRNFVAGIFIPQYHFPYPVALSFAQVLVSLLFLNLLHALNLVALKPYSRSLGERLLLPAICNSAQAVLTMWAKASSSSASLFLVTVPLLPLVTLALSFTLQLRSPPSIHSSVLISILSGMVMVITASKGLQAIEPLEYIYAPLALILHSISLIGLTKVSEAERHRHPDTQASAFDIYHTQMVNQSWLLGFLWLLHPDNPWQVVSQSSWHSLLFHGYLLAIILLGMVLNFTVGMSALCVSPLAAALLYSTRQIVQPLLQLL